A section of the Mycolicibacterium anyangense genome encodes:
- a CDS encoding NAD(P)/FAD-dependent oxidoreductase, which translates to MTSVVIVGSGFTGFECARRLARDLRRRTAGVEVTIISPVDYMLYTPLLPDVAGGLVDARFVTIPLAGTLPGVRAIRGRVEKADLAGRTLVYTDPEERRHGLGWDRLVLTPGSVTRLFDIPGLATHARGLKSTAEALYLRDHVLEQLELATLDEDPAVAAGRRTVVVVGASYSGTELIAQLRALADAAAQQSGFDAGAVRFLLLDLAEQVMPEVGPKLGAAAMGVLRDRGIDVRLGATLKEVHADHVVLSDDSRVDTRTVAWVTGVTAAPLIQTLGLPTEKGRLKVDARLQVPGHSDVFAAGDAAAVPDLTRPGAITPPTAQHATRQGKVLARNVAASLGYGSPKDYRHRNMGLVVDLGPHYAVANPLNIHLSGYPAKLVTRSYHLYAMPRAVNRWAVGLAYLTDVLFTRTVVSMGLSTQEDAQFSASEGIPMPTADKAISPPGSG; encoded by the coding sequence ATGACTTCTGTGGTGATCGTCGGCAGTGGGTTCACCGGCTTCGAATGCGCCAGGCGCCTGGCACGCGACCTGCGGCGCAGAACGGCCGGCGTCGAGGTGACGATCATCTCGCCGGTCGACTACATGCTGTACACCCCACTGCTGCCCGATGTGGCGGGCGGCCTGGTCGATGCACGCTTCGTCACGATCCCGCTGGCCGGCACCCTGCCCGGCGTACGGGCGATCCGCGGGCGCGTCGAGAAGGCCGATCTGGCTGGGCGCACGCTGGTCTACACCGATCCCGAGGAACGCCGGCACGGGCTGGGCTGGGATCGGCTGGTCTTGACGCCGGGATCGGTGACCCGGCTGTTCGACATCCCCGGACTGGCCACCCACGCCCGTGGGTTGAAGTCGACCGCCGAAGCGCTGTATCTGCGCGACCATGTCCTCGAGCAGCTCGAACTGGCGACGCTCGACGAGGATCCTGCGGTGGCGGCCGGGCGGCGCACGGTGGTGGTGGTCGGCGCCTCCTATTCCGGGACGGAGTTGATCGCCCAGTTGCGGGCGCTGGCGGATGCGGCAGCCCAGCAGAGCGGATTCGATGCAGGGGCGGTGCGTTTCCTGCTGCTCGACCTTGCCGAGCAGGTGATGCCCGAGGTGGGGCCGAAGCTGGGCGCCGCTGCCATGGGTGTGCTGCGCGACCGCGGTATCGACGTGCGGCTAGGCGCGACGTTGAAGGAAGTGCACGCCGATCACGTTGTGCTCAGCGATGATTCACGGGTGGATACCCGAACGGTCGCCTGGGTGACGGGGGTGACCGCAGCGCCGCTGATCCAGACGCTGGGCTTGCCGACAGAGAAGGGCAGACTGAAAGTCGATGCGCGGCTGCAGGTTCCCGGCCATTCCGACGTCTTCGCGGCCGGTGATGCCGCCGCGGTGCCCGACCTGACGCGGCCGGGCGCGATCACTCCACCCACCGCGCAGCATGCGACCCGGCAGGGAAAGGTACTGGCCCGCAATGTCGCGGCGAGCCTGGGGTATGGCAGTCCCAAGGACTACCGGCACCGCAATATGGGCTTGGTGGTCGACCTGGGACCGCACTACGCCGTGGCCAATCCGCTCAACATCCACCTGTCGGGGTATCCCGCGAAGCTGGTCACCCGTTCGTATCACCTGTACGCCATGCCCAGGGCCGTCAACCGTTGGGCGGTGGGGCTGGCCTACCTGACCGACGTGCTGTTCACGCGCACGGTGGTCTCGATGGGCTTGTCGACCCAAGAGGACGCGCAGTTCAGCGCCAGCGAAGGTATTCCGATGCCGACGGCCGACAAGGCAATTAGCCCACCTGGGTCGGGGTGA
- a CDS encoding phosphatase PAP2 family protein, with amino-acid sequence MIATQIADLRDRRLMVLRRLAIAVWVVAVVFRTATTGLAFNRELILLYVCTGLLAASIGRRRILMVIRDWLPFAVVLVVYDVSRGAADLIGTPTQWAWQPEVDRRMFFGAVPTVWLQEHLKMPAPPWWEVVVSTVYMSFFILPYVVAGALWLRDRDVWKAFVRRFVMLSFAALAIYALVPAAPPWAAARCQSTEVSGGPSAPPCMFRPGPAADGGLLGRVGATHDGARDWVERISTRGFNTLHLDVARALLDEGQASVNLVAAIPSLHAGLSVMIAAFLWGRVSRWWRPVLAAYVLIMAFALVYSAEHYVVDILLGWALAATVVLAIRRLERRSIAAPPGQIHRSADRPELVEDIFNSGSGYLRAPLGHAAGQSYRAGAEVQVGQHQSAAQIR; translated from the coding sequence ATGATCGCCACCCAGATCGCTGATCTTCGAGACCGTCGGCTGATGGTGCTTCGCCGTCTGGCTATCGCGGTCTGGGTTGTGGCAGTCGTCTTTCGCACTGCGACAACAGGTCTGGCGTTCAACCGAGAGCTGATCCTGCTCTACGTCTGCACCGGTCTGCTGGCGGCGAGCATCGGGCGGCGCCGGATCCTCATGGTGATCCGGGACTGGTTGCCCTTCGCGGTGGTCCTGGTGGTCTACGACGTGAGCAGGGGAGCGGCCGATCTCATCGGCACGCCCACCCAGTGGGCCTGGCAGCCCGAGGTGGATCGGCGGATGTTCTTCGGTGCGGTACCGACGGTGTGGCTGCAGGAACACCTGAAGATGCCCGCTCCGCCGTGGTGGGAAGTGGTGGTCAGCACGGTCTACATGTCGTTCTTCATCCTGCCGTACGTGGTGGCCGGCGCATTGTGGCTGCGCGACCGCGACGTGTGGAAAGCCTTCGTGCGACGGTTCGTGATGCTGTCGTTCGCCGCGCTCGCGATCTATGCCCTGGTACCCGCGGCGCCGCCCTGGGCGGCGGCACGTTGTCAGTCGACCGAGGTGTCCGGCGGGCCATCGGCTCCGCCGTGCATGTTCCGGCCCGGTCCCGCCGCCGATGGCGGTCTGCTGGGACGGGTCGGCGCAACGCACGACGGGGCGCGGGACTGGGTGGAACGGATTTCGACCCGCGGATTCAACACCCTGCACCTCGATGTGGCCCGAGCGCTCCTCGACGAGGGGCAGGCCAGCGTGAATCTGGTCGCCGCCATCCCATCCCTGCACGCCGGCCTCTCCGTCATGATCGCGGCGTTCCTGTGGGGCCGAGTCAGCCGCTGGTGGCGGCCCGTCCTGGCGGCCTACGTGCTGATCATGGCTTTCGCGCTGGTGTATTCCGCCGAGCATTACGTCGTCGACATCCTCCTCGGGTGGGCGCTGGCGGCCACCGTGGTGCTGGCGATCCGGCGCCTCGAACGGCGGTCAATCGCGGCACCGCCGGGACAGATTCACCGGTCGGCCGACCGCCCCGAGCTGGTTGAGGACATCTTCAACTCGGGCTCGGGGTACCTCCGCGCGCCACTCGGGCATGCTGCCGGACAGAGTTACCGTGCCGGAGCCGAGGTGCAGGTCGGTCAGCATCAGTCCGCTGCCCAGATCCGGTAA
- a CDS encoding TetR-like C-terminal domain-containing protein, with amino-acid sequence MRSEFVDPDVPEALRIRVLAASFDELTRWGLERFSVATMCARHGIDESVVARYWQGGRRLALDALLSWSEELLDPPDTGSLRTDLQALAAAVVRQVNTELGRSLMRAMVVDDRAAFTDDTRMELWKQRFNATRVITDRAADRGELRVGVDPLAAMQLIIAPLNIRALYTCEPIEDAYWQSIADLTWHAIKA; translated from the coding sequence ATGCGGTCAGAATTCGTGGATCCGGATGTGCCGGAGGCACTCCGGATCCGGGTGCTCGCCGCCAGCTTCGACGAGCTGACCCGGTGGGGGCTGGAGCGGTTCAGCGTCGCCACGATGTGCGCCCGGCACGGGATCGACGAGAGTGTGGTGGCGCGATACTGGCAAGGCGGACGCCGGCTGGCGCTGGACGCATTGCTCAGCTGGAGCGAGGAACTGCTCGATCCACCCGACACGGGATCGTTGCGCACCGACTTGCAGGCACTGGCCGCGGCTGTGGTCCGTCAGGTGAACACCGAGCTCGGCCGCAGTCTGATGCGGGCGATGGTGGTCGACGACCGGGCCGCCTTCACCGATGACACCCGCATGGAGCTCTGGAAGCAGCGGTTCAACGCGACCCGGGTGATCACCGATCGTGCGGCCGATCGTGGTGAATTGCGCGTGGGCGTGGACCCGCTGGCCGCGATGCAGCTGATCATCGCTCCGCTGAACATCCGCGCGCTCTACACCTGCGAACCGATCGAGGACGCGTACTGGCAGTCCATCGCCGATCTGACCTGGCACGCGATCAAGGCCTGA
- the dtd gene encoding D-aminoacyl-tRNA deacylase has protein sequence MRVLVQRVTSASVSVDGEVVGAIRPAGQGLLALVGVTHTDTVDIAVRMAEKLWKLRILDEEKAAADVGAPVLAISQFTLYANTAKGRRPTWNAAAPGSVAQPLVDAFVAGLRTLGAEVQTGRFGADMQVELINDGPVTVLLEL, from the coding sequence ATGCGGGTGCTGGTGCAGCGGGTCACGTCGGCGTCGGTGTCGGTGGACGGTGAGGTGGTCGGCGCGATCCGGCCGGCCGGTCAGGGTCTGCTGGCGTTGGTAGGCGTCACCCACACAGACACCGTGGACATCGCCGTGCGGATGGCTGAGAAGCTCTGGAAATTAAGGATTCTGGACGAAGAGAAGGCCGCCGCCGACGTGGGTGCGCCGGTCTTGGCGATCAGCCAGTTCACCTTGTACGCCAACACCGCCAAGGGACGCAGGCCGACCTGGAATGCCGCGGCCCCGGGTTCGGTGGCCCAACCGCTGGTGGACGCGTTTGTCGCCGGGTTGCGGACGCTGGGCGCCGAGGTGCAGACCGGGCGATTCGGTGCGGACATGCAGGTGGAGCTGATCAACGACGGGCCCGTCACGGTACTGCTGGAACTCTGA
- a CDS encoding aldehyde dehydrogenase family protein — MRDYLKFYIDGRWVDPAELRTLDVDNPTTEQAGGRIALGSSVDVDTAVEAARNALAAWSISSKEERLDVLAAILEQYQKRVADLAEAVHEEMGAPPALAKGPQVMMGLGHLSTAIDVLKNFSFEQPRGQTVVVKEPVGVCGLITPWNWPINQIACKVFPALAAGCTMVLKPSEVAPFSGQIFTEILDAAGVPAGVYNMVFGDGPGVGAALSTHPGIDMVSFTGSTRAGIEVARNAAPTVKRVSQELGGKSPNIVLDDEAFAQSVAAGVAVMMMNSGQSCNAPSRMLVPNTRMDEALAVAKATAEAVKVGDLADSSAIGPVASRVQFDKVQGLIEKGIAEGATVVAGGPGRPEGLTTGYYVRPTVFADVDNDMTIAREEIFGPVLCILGYDDLDQAVEIGNDTDYGLYGYVSGADLQQARALARRIRAGAVSINHAFDITAPFGGYKTSGNGREWGEEGFADFLETKAILGYAPADSE; from the coding sequence CACCACCGAACAGGCCGGCGGACGGATCGCGCTGGGTTCCAGTGTCGATGTGGACACGGCGGTCGAAGCGGCCCGCAACGCCTTGGCCGCCTGGTCGATCAGCTCCAAGGAAGAACGACTCGATGTGCTTGCGGCGATCCTCGAGCAGTATCAGAAGCGTGTCGCCGACCTCGCCGAAGCGGTCCACGAAGAGATGGGCGCCCCGCCGGCACTGGCCAAGGGCCCGCAGGTGATGATGGGCCTGGGTCATCTGTCCACCGCGATCGACGTCCTGAAGAACTTCAGCTTCGAGCAGCCGCGTGGTCAGACCGTGGTGGTCAAGGAACCGGTCGGGGTGTGTGGGTTGATCACGCCGTGGAACTGGCCGATCAACCAGATCGCTTGCAAGGTGTTCCCGGCGCTCGCCGCCGGGTGCACCATGGTGCTCAAGCCATCCGAGGTGGCGCCGTTTTCCGGCCAGATATTCACCGAGATCCTCGATGCCGCAGGGGTTCCCGCGGGTGTCTACAACATGGTCTTCGGCGACGGTCCGGGCGTGGGTGCTGCGCTGTCCACCCACCCCGGCATCGACATGGTGTCGTTCACGGGCTCGACGAGGGCCGGCATCGAGGTGGCCCGCAATGCCGCACCGACCGTGAAGCGGGTCAGTCAGGAACTGGGTGGCAAGAGCCCGAACATCGTGCTCGACGACGAGGCATTCGCGCAGAGCGTGGCCGCCGGTGTCGCGGTGATGATGATGAACTCCGGGCAGAGCTGTAACGCGCCGTCGCGGATGCTGGTGCCCAACACCCGGATGGACGAAGCTCTGGCCGTCGCCAAGGCGACCGCTGAGGCGGTCAAGGTCGGCGACCTGGCGGACAGCTCGGCCATCGGGCCCGTTGCCTCCCGCGTGCAATTCGACAAGGTGCAGGGGCTGATCGAGAAGGGCATCGCCGAAGGTGCGACGGTGGTCGCCGGTGGCCCCGGCCGACCGGAGGGGCTGACCACCGGTTACTACGTGCGCCCGACGGTGTTCGCCGACGTCGACAACGACATGACCATCGCCCGAGAGGAGATCTTCGGGCCGGTGCTGTGCATCCTTGGTTACGACGATCTCGACCAGGCCGTCGAGATCGGCAACGACACCGACTACGGCCTCTACGGGTATGTCTCGGGTGCGGACTTGCAGCAGGCGCGCGCGCTGGCCAGGCGGATCCGCGCCGGTGCGGTGAGCATCAACCACGCCTTCGACATCACGGCGCCGTTCGGCGGCTACAAGACCAGTGGTAACGGCCGCGAATGGGGCGAAGAGGGTTTCGCTGACTTCCTCGAGACCAAAGCCATCCTGGGCTACGCGCCAGCCGATTCGGAGTAG